From a single Candidatus Defluviilinea gracilis genomic region:
- a CDS encoding ABC transporter ATP-binding protein — MEVTKVIDATRVYKIGEVETRALRGVNLSITSGEFSALVGPSGSGKTTLLQLIGLLDQPTSGQVFVNGQDATHLNRNQRADLRKHSIGFVFQFFALIPTLTAYENVEMPLLLNGAKGGDRKRRVNEMLEAVGLSDRAHHRPDQLSGGQQQRVAVARALATRPTLILADEPTANLDTENGKQVMDIMQRLNQETGVTFVFATHDPRVIGYANRVITLEDGLIVKDAGITT; from the coding sequence ATGGAAGTCACAAAAGTAATCGACGCGACGCGCGTCTACAAAATTGGCGAAGTGGAAACGCGCGCCCTGCGCGGCGTCAACCTCTCCATCACAAGCGGAGAGTTCTCTGCCCTCGTCGGTCCATCGGGCTCGGGCAAAACCACCCTGCTTCAACTCATCGGCTTGCTCGACCAGCCCACCAGCGGACAAGTCTTCGTCAACGGGCAGGACGCCACGCACTTGAATCGCAACCAACGCGCCGACCTGCGAAAACATTCCATCGGGTTTGTCTTTCAATTTTTCGCGCTCATCCCAACGCTCACCGCTTACGAAAACGTGGAGATGCCATTGTTATTGAACGGCGCCAAAGGCGGAGACCGCAAGCGGCGCGTCAACGAAATGCTGGAGGCGGTTGGACTCTCTGACCGCGCCCATCACCGCCCCGATCAACTTTCAGGCGGACAACAACAACGCGTCGCCGTCGCCCGCGCGCTTGCCACTCGCCCCACGCTGATCCTCGCCGACGAGCCAACAGCAAACCTCGATACCGAGAACGGCAAACAAGTGATGGATATCATGCAACGCTTGAATCAAGAGACCGGCGTCACGTTCGTGTTTGCCACGCACGACCCGCGCGTGATCGGTTACGCCAACCGGGTGATCACGCTGGAAGACGGTCTCATCGTGAAAGACGCCGGGATCACAACATGA
- a CDS encoding efflux RND transporter periplasmic adaptor subunit, protein MKTSTRRAERRNSAPLSCTRNALIVIVILLGWVLSACGSASTPAPIPTIALDGGNTPPDQQTESGNAIDASGIIVPVRQARLSFPSVGKVAEVKVKVGDEVKAGDALVALDASLLRAKVKEAEANLEAAQAHVRFLTRNKTDQVHLDQAHAEVERMQALLDSANATLNAQSTLLAPFDGVIVDVDIAVAEIVTPGQIVIVLGDLSGFHIETTDLSERDVTRIQPGDSASIFIEALNEEFAGAVIGMDRIGSTLGGDVVFTVTIDFNDQPQGLLWGMSADVEIQASEQE, encoded by the coding sequence ATGAAAACATCAACTCGACGCGCAGAGCGGCGGAACAGCGCCCCTCTTTCATGCACTCGAAACGCGCTCATTGTGATCGTCATTCTCCTTGGGTGGGTTCTTTCAGCCTGCGGTTCGGCATCTACACCCGCGCCCATTCCCACCATCGCGCTTGATGGCGGCAACACGCCGCCGGATCAACAAACGGAAAGCGGAAATGCGATCGACGCGTCGGGAATCATCGTCCCTGTTCGTCAGGCGCGGCTGTCGTTTCCATCTGTCGGCAAAGTGGCGGAGGTGAAGGTCAAGGTTGGCGACGAGGTCAAAGCGGGCGATGCGCTGGTCGCGCTCGACGCATCGCTGTTGCGAGCAAAGGTCAAAGAGGCGGAAGCGAATCTGGAGGCGGCGCAGGCTCACGTCCGATTTTTGACGCGGAATAAAACGGATCAAGTCCATCTCGATCAAGCCCATGCCGAAGTCGAACGGATGCAAGCGTTGCTCGATTCAGCCAACGCGACACTCAACGCGCAATCCACGCTCCTCGCGCCGTTCGATGGCGTGATCGTGGATGTGGATATTGCCGTTGCAGAGATCGTCACGCCGGGGCAGATCGTGATCGTGCTGGGCGATCTCTCGGGTTTTCACATCGAAACAACCGACCTGAGCGAACGCGACGTGACGAGGATACAGCCCGGCGATTCAGCCTCTATTTTTATCGAGGCGCTGAACGAAGAATTCGCCGGCGCAGTGATCGGCATGGACCGCATCGGCTCGACGCTCGGCGGCGACGTGGTTTTCACGGTGACGATCGACTTCAACGACCAGCCGCAAGGCTTGCTCTGGGGCATGAGCGCGGATGTGGAAATTCAGGCGAGCGAGCAAGAATGA
- a CDS encoding efflux RND transporter periplasmic adaptor subunit, which produces MKQTRLVIRFVLIVALAMGMLPMRGVFALPLAQGSIVASAVFVPAQVSKLGFVASGLVKEVLIKKGDSVKAGDVLITLDAPELQFTVTAAEAALRSAQINAELQRYGRIKEQRNGKIFWTQLPKEYIEIADIQVKQAQAALEIAQAALAQTSLAAPFEGVVASVDIAQGEFIEQGRVAVTLAALNDLRVETTDLSERDIAKVNVGDSATVFVESLNQTVNGTVIAISPVANTVGGDVVFKVAIELDEQVQGLLWGMTAEVTIGEQVAREQ; this is translated from the coding sequence ATGAAGCAAACTCGTTTGGTTATTCGTTTTGTTTTGATCGTTGCCTTGGCAATGGGTATGCTCCCAATGCGCGGCGTTTTCGCCTTGCCGTTGGCGCAAGGATCGATCGTTGCCTCGGCTGTGTTCGTCCCCGCGCAAGTTTCAAAATTGGGATTCGTTGCATCGGGCTTGGTCAAAGAAGTTTTGATAAAAAAAGGCGATTCGGTGAAGGCGGGTGATGTGTTGATCACGCTCGACGCGCCAGAATTGCAATTCACCGTCACCGCCGCCGAAGCCGCGCTCCGCTCCGCGCAGATCAACGCTGAACTTCAACGGTATGGCCGCATCAAAGAACAGCGCAACGGAAAAATTTTTTGGACGCAACTGCCCAAGGAATACATCGAGATCGCGGATATTCAAGTAAAGCAAGCTCAAGCCGCGCTGGAAATTGCGCAAGCCGCTTTGGCGCAAACCAGCCTCGCCGCGCCGTTCGAAGGAGTTGTCGCTTCAGTGGATATTGCCCAAGGTGAATTCATTGAACAGGGGCGAGTCGCCGTCACACTTGCCGCGTTGAACGACCTGCGCGTCGAAACCACAGATTTGAGTGAACGCGACATAGCGAAAGTGAACGTCGGCGATTCGGCAACAGTATTTGTGGAATCGTTGAATCAAACGGTTAACGGAACGGTGATCGCCATCTCGCCTGTCGCAAACACAGTCGGCGGCGATGTGGTTTTCAAGGTCGCGATTGAATTGGACGAACAGGTTCAAGGCTTGTTGTGGGGCATGACCGCGGAAGTAACGATCGGTGAACAAGTAGCCCGCGAGCAGTGA